The Amblyomma americanum isolate KBUSLIRL-KWMA chromosome 2, ASM5285725v1, whole genome shotgun sequence genome contains the following window.
TGCAAAATCCACTTGCACGCAGACGACTACGTCGTATACAGTCCCAGTATCAGCGAATACAATGTTCGTGCTCTGCAACACAATCTAGACCGCATCCAGCAATGGTGCAGCACGTGGAAAGTGACCCTGAACTCAAATAAttgcaaatatttttcttttatgcaTAAATGTAATTCAATAAACTACGTGTATTGTATATATTACACTCGTTTGGAAAAAGCTGTCCAATTTAAGTACCTTGGTGCATATTTCACGGAGGACTTGACATGGGGAAGTGATGTTGAATATATAACAGGAAAAGCGTCAAGAATGTTGAATTTCATCTGGCAAAAATTTTATGAAGCCTCAGAAAATCTAAAAAAACTCACGTCAGACCcattcttgattatgccagggttGCAGAAATAAAAGAATCTTGGTTGGGAACTACTCAGCAGTTGGCTGCTACTGCGCAGTAAAATGTTTTACTGCATCTATTAAATATCAGCAAAACCGGGAATGATAAAGCTGTTTGTGTTCAGCTGCTACATTCTATATCCCAACTTTGTGATCATGTTTTTAAAGTGCGTGAAATCAAATGTCGAACTAACGCGAACTCTTTCCTCATGTCATATCTGTGTGGAACAAACAATGAAAAAAACATGGTTGGTTGCATTTCTGCTTAAATTGATTTTATTGTAGTACTGTCTCATCCAATGtacatgtgtgtgcgtgtgtgtttttatCTTGCCTATTAGGCTGTTCCATGCGCTGTTCGAACATATCTATGTCACTTGTCATGTTTTAATGAATTGTATGTTCCCCCTGAaataatagacacctttagtatACCATGTTACCTTGTTACCTTTACCGGAGTACAGGGAGCCCACGCGCCATCAGTGCGCATGCCCGGGTCGCCTTGATTGCgctagatggcgccaggtacctgGCAGCTGTGCGGATGCCTGCCGCTTCAGGACCAGTCAGCACATGCGCACTGGTAGTGGgcggctcccggtactccggtaaggGTAATGGTAACACGGTACACGATATGCTAAAGTTGTCTAATGCATTCGTGGCGCTGCGGTAtctttgaataaataaaataaagtggTCCTTCAGCTCCCTTATCATATGGTGCGGCTCTCTCAGTGGGGAAGATTACGTACCTGTTGGCCTTCCAGTGGCCGTTCGAGATCCAGTGTGTCACCTAGCAGTTGAGGGCTCAGGGGCGTGACTGGCCGGGACAACCTGCTGTGCAGCCGCTGACGTAGCCAGGATGTGCATGCGGACAAGCATTGCGAGGAACTCGCGGTTGGTCTCATCTCAACCCACCGGTAGTATGTTCTGGAAAAGCAGTGAAGTGAAGGCTGTCACTATCCTGGCGTCACCGCGTTCTAAAGTTCTTCTCTTCTGTTGAGGGCGTGAACGGCTTTTCGAGCAACAGCTAAAGTTGAGCGACCTGAACCGACAACTTCAGCATTCACCTCCTGACCCTGGAGGATGTGTGTCCTCTGTGTCACAGAGCGGATGGAACCGGCAAGGATTTGCTACCTTTGTTTATAAGTGAGACCGAACCAATGTGAGACACGGTGGCGAATGCACGCACACTGGAACTGACTTGCGTCTAACTGCACAAGTCTATGACAATGACACTGAGCTTACCTGTTAACATTGTTGAAAATTCTGACAGTGCTAAGCGCTTCCATGTACGGAGCGGCAAACTGAATCTGTGCTAGACACGTACTTAACTATGGGCATGAGCACCATATATATCATTATTTTACACGCTGTTGTTGCAGTTAGTGTGAATTTCACTACTTATATGGCTGAAGGCAAAGACCACAATAGGGACCTTAGAAAATTGCGTAGTTCTTGGTGTATGATGTATGTCTGCAGACGGCACACAGAGACACCAAGTATGTAATGATGGGGACAATTTTACTACATACTACATCTCAAGGGCATATAGGCCTCCTTTCTGCCCGTTGCTTTTGAGCTTGAAATTCCTGTAGAAGCCGTGGTGAACCTAATGCCGAACATGAATTCGAATTTGTCCTAAATATTCCGAAACTTTCTGCCCAAATGTTAcccagcggaaaaaaaaaagttggacgACACTTACGCTACTCTTCAAAgtacaatgcgatagcactaGAGATCCCTCCTGCGCATATACTCCGTCACTTTTACTTCGGTTATGCCTACGCGCCTATATAAGCGGAGTTGGTCATTTACCTAGCTCTGCTCATTTATTCTCATTCTCTGCTCTCTCAGTGGTGTAGAGGCATGCGCGCCCGGCTCGTGAACGAAACGACAGTGGTTCGATGCCCCCTCGACCATTCTTCTTTTCGGAGAAATTGATTTCTTTTCTTCAGTGCCTTGACGTCACGACTCTCACGGCCAGTGAAACCACATTGACGTCGGGGCCCTCTCGACCAGTGGTTCCGTTTCGTGACGgacggacgccggcttttctctTCAATGGGGCCTCTCTTGCTATCACATTCAAAAAATTACATGGCGATTACACATTCATAGTAATGCGGATGGTCTGCGCTAGAAAGTTTTTCGATGCGCTTTTGCGAGGATCTTGCTGCCTTTCATAAATGTATTGGAGCTCGCGTTAACGCACCTCGAGGTTCGCATACGCCTTGCGTTTGTCCTCGCCCTTGTCTACGCGGCGTACGCTTATGTGGATGCGGCGGTTCTTGCTCTGCTTGCGCCTCGTCCAGCTCATTCGCGCCACGTCCTTCGCCCAAGATTCTGCGCGGCGGTGTTCCTCCATGCAACTGAACCGGGCTTCACCCGCTCATGGAAACTCCGGGACTAGCAGTACGTGGAGCGCCTGCGCTCCCATAAGGAGCCTACATGTCTGCCCTCCTTGTGCTCCTCATTTCACTGGCGCCCTCTACGTCGAGGCAAACTCGTTGCTCCGAAACCATTAAATTCCGTGGTCCTCGGGCTAGGCAGGACTCGAAGGAAAGAAACGAGGCGGTCCATGATCTAGCTCGCGCGCTAACCAACCAAGCGTATCAGCCTACACCTCACTTTGAACCCCTTCCATCCACATACGACGATAGACCCAGCGACTCAGTCGTCGGACCTACCCCCGCCCCACAAACAGCTGTGCTCTACGGGAGCCACAGCATGGAGATTAATCCAAACAAATTCCTTTAGAAACATTTACAAGTACAGCAAAACTTTCCCCACCCAATACCAGCGGAACGCCCCGTCTCACGCTGTATCACATCTCGTGGAGGTGTAGGGATAAACCCGAATACTTAAAGACGCCTGATGCGCCATTTCAGCGTGGGGAGGCACAACTGAACCAAGGAAGAGGAGCAGCGCAGAAGCATGCAGCAGAGGTACTTTTTAGAAGCAGCCAACGTTTGAGTTTTTCATGTATTGATGCTTGCTTGGGCTTGCTCTTATCTTTCTCGATTGTTCGCTCTCCTCCTTTTCACCTCTGTTGCTCACCTTATTTAAGGCGtgccttccttcaataaaattcagttgtcagtcagcgcttgtgtcttgtcctttcttcttgtgtggttgcatgcttttgcgctgctcctcttccttggttcaaaatgcaccaactagccccgaaagaagttttactgagGCACAGCTGACCAGCGACACCCTGCAGTGCCAGTTAGTGCCTCATCCCCCACATGTAATATTAATGGCCAGTAAAGTTTACACCACCCACCAGTTGTTGCAgcattacctttcctcaaaaacaattttcacaGTAAAAGCGGCGCAAGAAAGCGAACACGCTGTCCAGCTAAGAAAGGGCTGATATGACAGGCTCCTCAAGACGAGTGCGGCTACTACCATCTATGAGGCACTcagtagaataataataataattggttttgggggaaaggaaatggcgcagtatctgtctcatatatcgttggacacctgaaccgcgccgtaagggaagggataaaggagggagtgaaagatgaaaggaagaagaggtgccgtagtggagggctccggaataatttcgatcacctggggatctttaacgtgtactgacatcgcacagcacacgggcgtcttagcgtttttcctccataaaaacgcagccgccgcggtcgggttcgaacccgggaactccggatcagtagtcgagcgccctaacctctgagccaccgcggcgggtccgtaaATTAGTGTTCAATAGCGCCAGTAGAATGCGCTACGattttcctgcagtgcatttcctGCTTACAACTCTCGACGAGGAGGTGGGATATGCCAATTGTTTGTTTGTACATTCGTTTTGCTTTCCTTTCACGCCGATTTAGAAGATATCTGTCGAGAAACGATGACTCACGCGAGAGCGCCGACGTGGTAGACGATGGTAATGAGAGCGACCATGACTGAGTCCGCGTAGCAGCTGGTGCCGTCCTGCGTCAGTGCTGTCTCGGGGTCCAGCGTGCCATGTGGACAGCGCAGTACCGCCACCACGTTCATGGCTTCCCACGCGCAGTGTGTCACATGGAACAGCATGTCCAGCAAGTGGACGAGCTTCACGGGTAGCATACTGTGCGCCTCTCCGCGCCTGCGCAACGCAAACGGGCAGTCGCGAGGCAGATTTTTCGCTTATTGGAGGCTAGCAAAACGGATTGAGCTTAAAGTCAGGACTgcgcagcgagccattgaaaggAAAATGGGAAGGTTAACGACGttgagagagaaggaaagagcaGCGTACGCTGTGGGTTAACGAACAAATGGGAGTTATCCTAGCTGAAATGGAGCGGCTGTTGACATGAGCAGGGCAAGCATTGTTTCAAGCAGATAACCGATTTTCCTTTAAGTCATCGGAGTGGATTTCGATTCACACCACAGTATTATTGTCCTGGGTAGGGGTAGCGTAACAAAAAGCTGTGACTTTGCAAGGAATACAATTGTGTACAAGGTAAAGACGCGTAGGCCTGCCAGCTGACTCACGATaagaaggcgcagtgaaaagcgAGTAGCACCATGCCGACGACGACGTTGCCGATTGGACGCTTCGGCTTGACACCGTAGTAGGTGTCCAGCACCAGGTCGTAACCACAAAGCGACGCCATCGCAAAGTGGTAGACTTCCTCGATCACCACGGCCATCGTGTCCCACAGTCCTGATGGTGCGGCGCACTGCAAAATAATAAAGTACAGCGGCGCCCGTCATGCTCGAATTATGAACAAACTTGCGTCTATACGCATTCATTCGCTCAATTGCCTACATCTAGCAGACTCCTTTCGAGCCCGTTAACTGTGCCCCTGACTTATTACCACAAGCATAAGTCCATGTGTGCAGTGGCTGCTACTATGGGAAAAGGCGCCACGGTTTTCCGTTGAATCGagttttaataataattaataattggttttttggggaaaggaaatggcgcagtatctgtctcatatatcgttggacacctgaaccgcgccgtaagggaagggataagggagggagtgaaagaggaaaggaagaaggaggtgccgtagtgtagggctccggaataatttcgaccaccccggggatctttaacgtgcactgacatcgcacagcacacgggcgccttagcgtttttcctccataaaaacgcagccgccgcggtcgggttcgaacccgggaactccggatcagtagtcgagcgccctaaccaatcgAGTTTTCATTTGCCATTTTGTTGGAAGTGACGATTGTGGCACACTTTTTGTCCTGGCGTTTTTGGTCCTCTATGAAATAAAGCCCTGACTGCGACTCTAGCTTTAACGTCCTCGTGCTACACTTACCGGAGGGTTTGACACATCGCCAGCTGCGTGCTGCTGCAGCATATACAATGGCCTGATCGTCACGGGTATGAGATTGCATTCGCTCAGGGCTCTATGCAATTTTTTCGCATTCTTGGAATCTTCGGCAAAACAGAAAGATAAGTGCACGCATTTGCAATTTAATTAATTATCTCTAGAAGAAGCTAGTCTATCCTAGGATGAGGTTGCGGACTGGGTACCACTCAAGTTGATAGCTTGAAACGCTGCGCAAGGCGTTCATAGTAATGACGTGCTTGACGTCAATACTGAGCAGCTCCGCACAAAATGACGTGACTCTGGCGAAAGACGCAGGAAGCGCAAGCCTCGCGTCTTATGTGAAGTGTCTGGTCTCCATGCGTTGCTGTTCAGTATTAACAGCCCTCTTCAGTCAGGTGAATTTAGCTGCTGAGGTGATGTTTTTAACCCCCCCACTCCTCCCTCTACCGATCTCTCTTATCGTTGTTACCGTTCACGAAATCGTCCCGGCCGACCCCTATGTTCCCCTTGCGGGGTACAGTTGAGAGCCCCCGGCATGGTTTAGCAGTGTCGAGTCATCTTCCACCGATCCTACGTCCGCAAACCCAACCACGCCTCCTATGAGGACCGGCTGACCTACTGTACAGTCTGTACAATAACCGCGGGCAAAGCCTGATGGACTAGGTGGAGCGGTGACAGTCATCAGTTGTGTTCTCATTTTATACCGCTGAGGAGAATCGAAGTTCTAGTCCTGTTATCTCTCTCAGCGCAAGATATGAGGAATGTGAAGCAGTCGTACTGATGAAGTTACCATTCTTGACAGCGGAGGCGATTTCACAGGCGACTAGGACTCGCTTACAGCTCCGATCttcttatttttcttcttcttcacgaGTGCGAGGTGTTGATTCTCTGTGCTGGCGTGTCGTAACGGTTTGAAATGTTGGCTTTGAGCTGTCCGTGTGGCAAGCCTACGCCGGCCAAGTCTCGTTCAAGGACTAAAACAGCAACCAAAGCCAATTTTTATTTGTgatgaaaaacaacaacaataataatatttCAAGCTCTTAAATATAAAACCGTCAATACATCGGAGAATTAGTCTTAGTATTTCTCCACAATGGCTGTCTCTCAGAGCAAGCGAATTGCACGATAGGAAGACTTCTGATGGCGTACGAATTATTTCAGGCTACATATAAGCGGCCTCTTGAAGCAATGCAATGCACGTATTCTTACGGCAGCTTTTAATGTAAAAGAAACAGAAAGCTCCTGCAGAATCAGCGTCTGGGGTGACAACAAAGACAACTCTGTATTGATTGTGCGACCTAATTTTTCGAAGACGCGAGGAAAAACCATTTCCATGAACTCTGTGCTATTTGCTGCGCAAACACAACATAGAGCTTTTTCTTATATAGAGAAATCTTTCTCTATATAGCATTCTCAAGAAAATTTCGTGCTTGCTGGGCCTAATATCTTCCATTAGGATTGACGGATTACTTTTTCACTGTAAAGCAATTCGATTCCAGGACACTGGTTTTCTGCGCGGCAGTATTTTCGTGTGTCTTACTGAGaagtgatattgttttccttttcttttccgaGTGATTAGGCGCCCAGCTCTTGGAGATATGTCTGTCTCGCtcagtttcttttttactttggTGCTGCCAGCAAAACCGATATGTCACGTTGGGAGCCTGTAGGTGGTTGCGTCATACTAACCTGGAACGAGCTCAcatccgccgccgccggcgctaaAGCAAATGCAGAAGCAAACTAGCTGCAACaataaacgaagaaaaaaaatagctgccACAAGCTTTTTAGAGCGAGAATACATTAAAAGCGGGCGTTTTGCAACTGCTTAGGTGTTGTTATTAGGCACCTAAATGTGGAACGaaagctatgtttttgttttgttttcgtggAGGTGCATACTACAGCGCGGAAGTATCTGTTTCGTCACACATACGTAGCCAGTATAGCAGATGAAACTCAAATtgccttctcctttcttcgagtgCACTTTGGGAGGTTGGACGGAGGAGGAGAGAGTCGTAACTTGGCGTTGTGGCCTTCCGCAGCAACTGTCATCTGTTCGCATAATTGTTCTTGTTCATTACCGGGCAGTATACGTATTTTGTTCAGTGAGATAAAGCTGGCAGTTCACTACATTCAGCGACTTGTTCTTTTACTGTGTAAGCAGCATGCCATTGGGCGAAAATGccggcgtgtgtctctgcgtggcCGCCGAGTGAGGCCTTCGGTGCCTGCAGCGAGCCGAGCGAGCACGAGAACCGCCTCCTGCCCCTTCTGCCCCGTCGAGAGGCGAGTGGGAAAATCGGCATCGGTGGAGGCGGACAGGAGTAGAGAGTAGTAGAGAGGCGGACGCAGCGACGCCCCCAAGCGAGCGACGTACGCGGAGAAACGAAAAGCGGCGCCGAAAGTGTACGGACATCATCGGCTGATCCAATACGGCGCGTTAACGCGACATGTCTATAACGCAACAAGTgtcaaaggaaaacaaaattattaGCGCGCCATAAATCCAGCGAAAGTAAAACGAGGTGTAAATTCAGCAactgcaaaacataaaaacatcaGCGAGCCATAAAAGCCAGCCTAGGTGAAGCGAAATTAATGGGCGTAACTTTCAGGCAATGGGAAGCTGCAAGACAGAAAAGCATCTAATGAAAAAGCATAATCCTAAAGGCGCATTATGCTTACGCACCATCGTATCAGACCATCTGAGCGTCTGTAAATATCTTTTTTTTAGTGTCCTGGCGTCGCTAAAAGGACTCTTCAGCCCCGCGTTTGTGTACCTTCCCGTGTTCCCGTGCTTGTAAAACAAGCGCAATAACATGTTGGATTTCATcgaaaattctttttttcttctttacttaCAGCCTTCTAATGATTATCAGATCCATTAATAGCAAACGATCAGCTTGAATGCCTGCATTCGACGGGGCTAATAAAGCAACGTTATCAATACGAACCGCCTGTGATTTACTGCGTCTGGCAGACCACCTGTGCGTAGGGAAAACGCGCGGATTGATAAAAATTAGGCCCCATTAAAAAGCGAATGGCAAGTTCTCTTGGGGGGATCCTCGGGCTACATGGTGCAGATTTATAGCCTGCCGTCAGCTGGGTAAAACTTCCGTTAGGAACCGGAAGGAGGGAAAAACATAAACAAAATTTTggaataaaatagttaaatataTGGCAATAAGTTAAATATATGGCGAGTCTACGTAACAGGTCGCGACTATTACTGTGCAGAAACGTAACCGCTTGGATCGACAGAATAGGGTCACTGCAAGAAATATAGACAATTTAGCGGATCATTGCTGCAACAACCTGGAACGAAATAAGTTCAGGGTCGTATTATGGATCGCATAagtagggcaaaaaaaaaagactaaatatACTATCAAAGGCACAGCGTGTGTGCGCTTTATACAGGGTGCCGTTTCTGCTTCCTTTATTCCTTAAATTCCTTCCTCTCGGTCACATCGGGTGCCGGTGATTCCGAGGTCGCCTCTCGATAGCTTTGAGAGCGGGCCATGAGGCATGAAATACTGCTGTTCCGAGCGTGGATGACTGCCGGCTTTCAGCGGCGGCGCGCCGGCACGTCGTTGGAAGGCTGCGAAGCTGCAAATGGAGCGTCACAAACAGTGCTTTGCCTTTCTGCTCCGGAGCTCTCCCCAGCCCCACTTTTGCCTGCGTTCGGTCTCCGGAGAGTTTCagaggccactgcgcagctcgAAACTGTAACACTGCAGCCTGGCGGGACCGAGGGATTGCGAGGTGTAAGCGAATCGGCAAAATACAAGTGCGCGCAGCAACCGTGGGGGCCATTTCTCATGCCGTCCTCTTTTCTTTGTGAGATCAGTGACTTTCTCTTCTCGCACTGCCGCTTTTCTTCGCTACATCTTTTGCTTTCCACCCCCTTTGACCTTGACACTTGTTCAGACGAACGTGCGCGGCGACACTGATGCGATGCTGTTGCTCGGAGTGCATTCGAAACCCAAATGGAAGGGGACATCCGAGCTTGCGGCAGTGCGGCCTACCTATAGTCATTAACGTACTTGCTCGCATAATGAACACACTTTTGTTGTCcccaaaaatataaaaaaatttggTGGTGCGCTCATTTCGgggaaaaaatgagaaaaatggCAGTTTTTCACAGCCAAAGTAGGAGGCGCGTTCATTACGTAAGTGCATTCATTACGCGAGTAACTACGGTACAGCCAACGGGCTAGTGGTTACACGGGCCGCAGTATCGGCGACCGGTTGCTGTAAGCTGCTCGTTTGGTAAGGGGGCAAACCACCATCAGCGCTAGCTCAATATGTATATTGGTGTTTTTAATCCATGCCGCATTCTATACTGTTTCCTGACGTTACAGCTACCATTTTTCTTTTAGTGCTAAAGCACTGGTTCGCGGAGTCAAACCCAACAAAGAAACAGCTTAaacttgatcagagcttaacttgaGTCTAATATCGTTGCGCAGAGGATTAAAATGATCCTAAAACATCGCAAACAGGACAAGGACGAAGCAAACATACAACACGGGCGCTGTGTTTTAGAATGAGTACCTTCCAACCCACCCATGCTTCTATACTTAGGATTAAATTATCTGGTGTATTTATTCCGTCCGGAAACATGCGgggccaatattttttttatcgCGTTGACGTGCGCTGAGGCATCCGTTATAAATTACGCATGAAAGGATTTGCAGTCCTGCTTGTTCCCCGATTAGTGGTGTCGTTTGATCAAGTATCGGGAATTTCGTCAGCGCTTAGCTGTCCGCCCGAGGGATAGTTGGAAGAAAAGCTTGAGAAATTTCTTCCCTGGGGACGACAGGTTAGTTACGCAAGTGAACTAAAATTGGGACGCTATACTGGCCTGTTACCGTGTGGCTGAGAAATCTTTCGAGGGGTGCCCTGGTTACTTCATAGATCTGCGCTTCGCGCGCTCACTGAGCTCAGTTCGTTTATCATTTTTTTGCATTGAAaataactaataataataataataataataataattggtttttggggaaaggaaatgacgcagtatctgtctcatatatcgttggacacctgaaccgcgccgtaagggaagggataaaggagggggtgataataataataataattggtttttggggaaaggaaatggcgcagtatctgtctcatatatcgttggacacctgaaccgcgccgtaagggaagggtaaaggagggagtgaaggaagaaaggaagagagaggtgccgtagtggagggctccggaataatttcgaccacctggggatctttaacgtgcactgacatcgcacagcacacgggcgccttagcgtttttcctccataaaaacgcagccgccgcggtcgggttcgaacccgggaactccggatcagtagtcgagcgccctaaccactgagccaccgcggcgggtcagggggtgaaagaagaaaggaagaaataggtgccgtagtggagggctccggaataatttcgaccacctggggatctttaacttgttcCAAGTTTCGTAACACCTATTCTCAAGAAGACTTGgcttgtgcgaaaaaaaaagaaaaaaattgttttgagctAAGGACGAACAGTTCTTTGAAAATATTCATAGTTGCAACTATGAACAACCCAGGAATCTGATAGCCTCTGGGCGGCCTTGAGCGAACACCGCGCGGATGCTCTAGTCTGAATACTGTTTGAAGGTAGGCATGAATTCATAGCTGCTCTTCTGACTATGCAGGGATTGGGGCTTCCTAGTTTGTGAAACCAGAAGTCAGTTTAATTACGTTTGGCCTTCAacttaattttgaccacctgcggtttcttaAATCTCAATACAGGACTGTTGTTTCCAATTTACCAGATATCAAACGTACGTTCCGCTTTAAGTTTTGAGCTGCAAAGATTTTGACCTGAACGTACACCCGTAGAATTGTGTAGGCATATTTGCGACTGGCCCCTGTACCTTCAGAGCCATACCTTACGACTCCTCAAATCGAATTCGAATTGCCTAATCAAAATGTGCTTGTTTTTATTCTTAAACCTGTGCAGGTAGGCCGACAAGAGCTCTGAACACGGGCTACATGAAGACATTCTGATTGCTGTTACTTATTTTACTTCCCGTCTGTCTGCTGTTGGGACCCGAGCCTTGTCAGAAGATAATCTTTAGTTCATCGAATCCCTAGACAAATTACTTTAAACTGACCGACTGCAATCAGTTTATTTTGACGCCAATTACTAAATGTGATATctactttttcatttttgttttcattttcgaCTTGCTTCTTTATTATGGCGTGCGCGTACGCGCTGCTGTCTGGCTCCATCCGTCCTACTCATCATATAGCGATTTTCTTACTTTATTTACTTTGAATACACCAAGGTCACTGCAGGGTATTGCACAAGCAGAGATTGTAAAATGCACAAAGCTTGACGTAATACAGACGGCAAATACAATGCAGTGCAAATTAAAAAATACAGGGCAGTACTCTAGAAACACAACGTAAGAATAAAGGAACGGGGAAACAGTGTTTGTGACAGAAAGGTGTCAGTTCCGGGAAACGACGATTGGAAACCAGATTGATCGGTAGTCTAGATTTCTTATTTTGAATTCCTGCTATAAAATGCATGGTATCCGTCGGCGGGAAAAGCACTGTTCAACAAAAGGTATTTTAGAAGCACCCTCCAGGTACGCGTAGAAACATTCTACGCCATTAGATCTGGCGACGAGGTCGACAGGCTTGGAAACTTTTTGGGCTATTGTCCAGTCTTTTTTCAAAAAAGccatgtaatacccctgtcacacggccagtttcaatcaccctcgagtcgagggtcttcgagattctcaatcgccatcgaactcgccgctgctagagtgtactagaataggTGTGTACTATAGGAGTGTactattctagtacactctaccgctgctacacggcaaatctcaatggccattgaaatggttctcgtgtcttacgccacggatgtgtggcgccacaatcgctactttggattttggaaaaataacaaaaatatttaataaatgtatactaaatgctgaaatacagacatacgcgaaagtcgttcaaaacccttttaattacacgtacgcgacggacatatgcatacactgctatAGCCacactaatacaagacgagccaaaaccaagccagtccaactgcgtcggagcgctgcttcgtcaggcttaagacgtgggaaatcgccatgatagcTGAAAAATAAGAGCTATTtgcctcttgaaactttatgcgagggtaagaatgggcaaattgaaggcgaatacaacagc
Protein-coding sequences here:
- the LOC144118376 gene encoding uncharacterized protein LOC144118376 produces the protein MCAAPSGLWDTMAVVIEEVYHFAMASLCGYDLVLDTYYGVKPKRPIGNVVVGMVLLAFHCAFLSRGEAHSMLPVKLVHLLDMLFHVTHCAWEAMNVVAVLRCPHGTLDPETALTQDGTSCYADSVMVALITIVYHVGALATYYRWVEMRPTASSSQCLSACTSWLRQRLHSRLSRPVTPLSPQLLGDTLDLERPLEGQQICLASFEISHRPVPSGIKKRRPAAQVSGIAAQLQDDVDD